A DNA window from Betta splendens chromosome 6, fBetSpl5.4, whole genome shotgun sequence contains the following coding sequences:
- the b4galnt3b gene encoding beta-1,4-N-acetylgalactosaminyltransferase 3 isoform X1 yields MVFFFPLKKLRRNGKCLLSAAILLFVTVAVYREMFAARERPGDSGMDPDVETSLKRALFDQKKRSFDPDYVVDSGAWSSNYVPQAWKPEYLQHANLHVFEDWCGSSTADLRKSLHFPLYPHSRTTVQKLAVSPQWTNYGLRIFGYLHPYANGAFLFAVSSDDNSEFWLSTDESPANLQLLAWVGKTGKEWTAPGEFEKYARQTSRPVWLSSQMRYFFEVIHKQNDKGTDHVEVAWRLLEEEPQFKVIESKHISLYVDESALLMSDVVHIPQTAASHQHTSSTQQYSDAADMLMEDPRDTVYKVPLINSKFLLGVLPDCTYQPSYTIKDFPLARYQGLRFVHMSYVYPNDYTRLTHMESENTCFYPESSYYLNMFGFSRYMKLDRTYSQGNAKAVRDFGFHGRKTIINEEDDFDEEAYHREREARLDQADNNMLPDYGDDYDDYGQKRRRKLFALVMQETNNTKPNATDSRLDQDQLKGREHSDNNPQPQPAPDGLQESSHKQMQVEPNQMDSNQGRIKTVIRKKTKGKRRRKKQKSVAAVRVKEKNPDSTPAVRVSEQDPESRQMNHSHIQAHQSLERKSTVSEGPTEIQQAAETQVITQQRNARRSSSNQRHEDDRKRLREKEIDNNMPLQQDVEEASIIRGKKAKVSNRTGNGRDARWEAGGDFDGADDEDLTPAPFDTEVNWSQTFQVKPLDLQRLRSDWIDLSCNVSGNLLVQAGDVLPVVNAFMEQLIRKHGPRFTLVRVVNIVKRVDGYKGSRYLLELELKEVDGQLLHLSHYIYTLNPHSRRHGRESRFRQPKPELLLCNPVGFRWNPAATVHFIVPVKNQARWVLQLIADMEELHRETGDSNFNLIIVDYQSTDMDVRKALGKSSLPRYEYVKLTGNFERSAGLQAGVNLIHDNHSIVFLCDLHIHFPLSIIHTIRKHCVEGYMAFAPIVMRLDCGATPLDARGYWEVNGFGLLGIYKSDLVAVGGMNTKEYKDRWGGEDWELLDRILQAGLEVERIYLRNFFHHYHSKRGMWNRRFSPSHR; encoded by the exons ATGGTCTTCTTTTTCCCACTGAAGAAACTGCGGCGCAACGGCAAGTGTCTCCTGAGCGCCGCGATTCTGCTCTTCGTGACCGTGGCCGTCTACCGTGAGATGTTCGCGGCCAGGGAGCGTCCCGGCGACAGCG GTATGGATCCTGATGTTGAGACCAGCTTGAAGAGAGCTTTGTTTGACCAAAAG AAAAGAAGCTTTGATCCCGACTACGTGGTGGATTCAGGCGCCTGGAGCTCCAACTACGTTCCACAGGCCTGGAAACCAGAG TACCTGCAGCACGCCAACCTGCACGTCTTTGAGGACTGGTGCGGCAGCTCCACCGCCGACCTGCGCAAAAGCCTGCACTTCCCACTTTATCCTCAT TCCAGGACCACAGTACAGAAGCTGGCCGTCTCTCCCCAGTGGACCAACTATGGCCTCAGGATATTTGGTTACCTGCATCCATATGCTAATG GAGCATTTCTGTTTGCCGTGAGCTCCGATGACAACTCTGAGTTCTGGCTCAGCACGGACGAGTCTCCGgccaacctgcagctgctggcgtGGGTCGGGAAG ACGGGTAAGGAGTGGACGGCCCCAGGGGAGTTTGAGAAGTATGCCAGACAGACTTCCAGACCGGTTTG GCTTTCCTCTCAAATGAGGTACTTTTTTGAAGTTATCCACAAGCAGAATGATAAAGGGACGGACCACGTGGAGGTGGCG TGGAGACTTCTGGAAGAAGAGCCCCAATTTAAGGTCATTGAATCCAAGCACATCTCCCTGTACGTTG ATGAGTCTGCTCTTTTAATGAGTGATGTCGTCCACATACCGCAAACGGCTGCAAGCCACCAACACACCTCCTCCACACAGCAGTACAGTGACGCAGCAGACATGCTGATGGAAGACCCACGAGACACTGTTTACAAAG TGCCCTTGATAAACAGCAAGTTCCTACTTGGAGTTCTGCCCGACTGCACGTACCAGCCCAGCTACACCATCAAAGACTTCCCTCTAGCCCGTTACCAAGGACTGCGGTTT GTCCACATGTCGTACGTCTACCCGAATGACTACACGCGACTCACACACATGGAGTCAGAGAACACCTGCTTCTACCCCGAGAGCTCCTACTACCTCAACAT GTTTGGCTTCTCAAGATACATGAAACTAGATCGTACTTATTCACAAGGGAATGCAAAAGCAGTCAGag ATTTTGGTTTCCATGGGAGGAAAACTATCATAAATGAAGAGGATGACTTTGATGAAGAGGCCTATCACAGAGAAAGGGAAGCCAGACTGGACCAAGCAGATAACAACATGTTACCTGACTATGGagatgattatgatgattaCGGTCAGAAACGCAGACGCAAACTCTTCGCTTTAGTCATGCAAGAAACCAACAACACCAAACCCAACGCTACTGATTCAAGATTAGACCAGGATCAGCTGAAGGGGAGAGAGCACAGTGACAACAACCCACAGCCGCAGCCGGCACCAGATGGATTGCAGGAGtcatcacacaaacaaatgcaggtGGAACCAAATCAGATGGATTCAAACCAAGGCCGCATTAAAACAgtgattagaaaaaaaacaaaagggaaaagacgacgaaagaaacaaaaatcagTAGCAGCTGTGAGAGTCAAAGAAAAGAATCCAGATTCCACGCCAGCGGTCAGAGTCTCTGAGCAGGACCCGGAGTCACGTCAGATGAACCATAGCCACATTCAGGCACATCAGTCCTTAGAAAGGAAGAGCACTGTGTCTGAAGGACCCACAGAGATCCAGCAAGCTGCAGAGACGCAGGTTATAACTCAACAAAGGAACGCCAGACGCTCTAGCTCCAATCAAAGGCATGAAGACGACAGAAAACGCCTCAGGGAGAAGGAGATAGACAATAACATGCCTTTACAACAGGACGTAGAGGAAGCCAGCATCATTAGAGGCAAGAAGGCCAAGGTTTCCAACagaaccggtaacgggagagaCGCTCGGTGGGAAGCGGGAGGAGACTTCGACGGCGCCGATGACGAGGATCTTACACCGGCACCGTTTGACACCGAGGTCAACTGGAGCCAGACGTTCCAGGTTAAACCCCTGGACCTCCAGCGTCTGCGCTCAGATTGGATAGATCTGAGCTGCAACGTCTCCGGGAACCTGCTGGTCCAAGCGGGCGACGTTCTGCCCGTGGTCAACGCGTTCATGGAGCAGCTCATCAGAAAGCACGGCCC GCGCTTCACCCTGGTGCGCGTGGTCAACATTGTGAAGCGCGTGGACGGGTACAAGGGCAGCCGCTACcttctggagctggagctgaaggaggtggacgggcagctgctgcatctctcGCACTACATCTACACTCTGAATCCCCACAGCCGGCGGCACGGCAGGGAGTCCAGGTTCCGACAGCCAaaacctgagctgctgctgtgcaacCCGGTGGGCTTCCGCTGGAATCCTGCCGCCACAGTCCACTTCATAGTGCCAG TGAAAAACCAGGCTCGCTGGGTGCTGCAGCTGATCGCTgacatggaggagctgcacagagaAACGGGCGACTCCAACTTCAACCTCATCATCGTCGACTACCAGAGCACCGACATGGACGTGAGAAAGGCTCTGGGGAAGTCCTCGCTGCCTCG GTACGAGTACGTGAAGCTAACGGGAAACTTCGAGCGGTCTGCGGGTCTGCAAGCAGGTGTCAACCTGATACAT GATAACCACAGCATAGTGTTCCTTTGTGACCTCCACATCCACTTCCCTTTGTCCATCATCCACACCATCCGGAAACACTGCGTGGAGGGGTACATGGCCTTTGCTCCCATAGTGATGAGACTAGACTGTGGGGCCACACCGCTGGATGCCAGAG GTTACTGGGAGGTGAATGGCTTTGGCCTGCTGGGAATCTATAAGTCAGACCTAGTGGCAGTGGGAGGAATGAACACCAAGGAGTACAAAGACCGCTGGGGAGGAGAAGACTGGGAGCTCCTCGACAG GATCCTCCAGGCCGGACTGGAAGTGGAGAGGATCTACTTGAGGAACTTCTTCCACCACTATCACTCCAAACGCGGCATGTGGAACCGGCGCTTTTCCCCCAGCCACAGGTGA
- the b4galnt3b gene encoding N-acetyl-beta-glucosaminyl-glycoprotein 4-beta-N-acetylgalactosaminyltransferase 1 isoform X2 — protein MVFFFPLKKLRRNGKCLLSAAILLFVTVAVYREMFAARERPGDSGMDPDVETSLKRALFDQKKRSFDPDYVVDSGAWSSNYVPQAWKPEYLQHANLHVFEDWCGSSTADLRKSLHFPLYPHSRTTVQKLAVSPQWTNYGLRIFGYLHPYANGAFLFAVSSDDNSEFWLSTDESPANLQLLAWVGKTGKEWTAPGEFEKYARQTSRPVWLSSQMRYFFEVIHKQNDKGTDHVEVAWRLLEEEPQFKVIESKHISLYVDESALLMSDVVHIPQTAASHQHTSSTQQYSDAADMLMEDPRDTVYKVPLINSKFLLGVLPDCTYQPSYTIKDFPLARYQGLRFVHMSYVYPNDYTRLTHMESENTCFYPESSYYLNMFGFSRYMKLDRTYSQGNAKAVRDFGFHGRKTIINEEDDFDEEAYHREREARLDQADNNMLPDYGDDYDDYGQKRRRKLFALVMQETNNTKPNATDSRLDQDQLKGREHSDNNPQPQPAPDGLQESSHKQMQVEPNQMDSNQGRIKTVIRKKTKGKRRRKKQKSVAAVRVKEKNPDSTPAVRVSEQDPESRQMNHSHIQAHQSLERKSTVSEGPTEIQQAAETQVITQQRNARRSSSNQRHEDDRKRLREKEIDNNMPLQQDVEEASIIRGKKAKVSNRTGNGRDARWEAGGDFDGADDEDLTPAPFDTEVNWSQTFQVKPLDLQRLRSDWIDLSCNVSGNLLVQAGDVLPVVNAFMEQLIRKHGPRFTLVRVVNIVKRVDGYKGSRYLLELELKEVDGQLLHLSHYIYTLNPHSRRHGRESRFRQPKPELLLCNPVGFRWNPAATVHFIVPVKNQARWVLQLIADMEELHRETGDSNFNLIIVDYQSTDMDVRKALGKSSLPRYEYVKLTGNFERSAGLQAGVNLIHDNHSIVFLCDLHIHFPLSIIHTIRKHCVEGYMAFAPIVMRLDCGATPLDARGSSRPDWKWRGST, from the exons ATGGTCTTCTTTTTCCCACTGAAGAAACTGCGGCGCAACGGCAAGTGTCTCCTGAGCGCCGCGATTCTGCTCTTCGTGACCGTGGCCGTCTACCGTGAGATGTTCGCGGCCAGGGAGCGTCCCGGCGACAGCG GTATGGATCCTGATGTTGAGACCAGCTTGAAGAGAGCTTTGTTTGACCAAAAG AAAAGAAGCTTTGATCCCGACTACGTGGTGGATTCAGGCGCCTGGAGCTCCAACTACGTTCCACAGGCCTGGAAACCAGAG TACCTGCAGCACGCCAACCTGCACGTCTTTGAGGACTGGTGCGGCAGCTCCACCGCCGACCTGCGCAAAAGCCTGCACTTCCCACTTTATCCTCAT TCCAGGACCACAGTACAGAAGCTGGCCGTCTCTCCCCAGTGGACCAACTATGGCCTCAGGATATTTGGTTACCTGCATCCATATGCTAATG GAGCATTTCTGTTTGCCGTGAGCTCCGATGACAACTCTGAGTTCTGGCTCAGCACGGACGAGTCTCCGgccaacctgcagctgctggcgtGGGTCGGGAAG ACGGGTAAGGAGTGGACGGCCCCAGGGGAGTTTGAGAAGTATGCCAGACAGACTTCCAGACCGGTTTG GCTTTCCTCTCAAATGAGGTACTTTTTTGAAGTTATCCACAAGCAGAATGATAAAGGGACGGACCACGTGGAGGTGGCG TGGAGACTTCTGGAAGAAGAGCCCCAATTTAAGGTCATTGAATCCAAGCACATCTCCCTGTACGTTG ATGAGTCTGCTCTTTTAATGAGTGATGTCGTCCACATACCGCAAACGGCTGCAAGCCACCAACACACCTCCTCCACACAGCAGTACAGTGACGCAGCAGACATGCTGATGGAAGACCCACGAGACACTGTTTACAAAG TGCCCTTGATAAACAGCAAGTTCCTACTTGGAGTTCTGCCCGACTGCACGTACCAGCCCAGCTACACCATCAAAGACTTCCCTCTAGCCCGTTACCAAGGACTGCGGTTT GTCCACATGTCGTACGTCTACCCGAATGACTACACGCGACTCACACACATGGAGTCAGAGAACACCTGCTTCTACCCCGAGAGCTCCTACTACCTCAACAT GTTTGGCTTCTCAAGATACATGAAACTAGATCGTACTTATTCACAAGGGAATGCAAAAGCAGTCAGag ATTTTGGTTTCCATGGGAGGAAAACTATCATAAATGAAGAGGATGACTTTGATGAAGAGGCCTATCACAGAGAAAGGGAAGCCAGACTGGACCAAGCAGATAACAACATGTTACCTGACTATGGagatgattatgatgattaCGGTCAGAAACGCAGACGCAAACTCTTCGCTTTAGTCATGCAAGAAACCAACAACACCAAACCCAACGCTACTGATTCAAGATTAGACCAGGATCAGCTGAAGGGGAGAGAGCACAGTGACAACAACCCACAGCCGCAGCCGGCACCAGATGGATTGCAGGAGtcatcacacaaacaaatgcaggtGGAACCAAATCAGATGGATTCAAACCAAGGCCGCATTAAAACAgtgattagaaaaaaaacaaaagggaaaagacgacgaaagaaacaaaaatcagTAGCAGCTGTGAGAGTCAAAGAAAAGAATCCAGATTCCACGCCAGCGGTCAGAGTCTCTGAGCAGGACCCGGAGTCACGTCAGATGAACCATAGCCACATTCAGGCACATCAGTCCTTAGAAAGGAAGAGCACTGTGTCTGAAGGACCCACAGAGATCCAGCAAGCTGCAGAGACGCAGGTTATAACTCAACAAAGGAACGCCAGACGCTCTAGCTCCAATCAAAGGCATGAAGACGACAGAAAACGCCTCAGGGAGAAGGAGATAGACAATAACATGCCTTTACAACAGGACGTAGAGGAAGCCAGCATCATTAGAGGCAAGAAGGCCAAGGTTTCCAACagaaccggtaacgggagagaCGCTCGGTGGGAAGCGGGAGGAGACTTCGACGGCGCCGATGACGAGGATCTTACACCGGCACCGTTTGACACCGAGGTCAACTGGAGCCAGACGTTCCAGGTTAAACCCCTGGACCTCCAGCGTCTGCGCTCAGATTGGATAGATCTGAGCTGCAACGTCTCCGGGAACCTGCTGGTCCAAGCGGGCGACGTTCTGCCCGTGGTCAACGCGTTCATGGAGCAGCTCATCAGAAAGCACGGCCC GCGCTTCACCCTGGTGCGCGTGGTCAACATTGTGAAGCGCGTGGACGGGTACAAGGGCAGCCGCTACcttctggagctggagctgaaggaggtggacgggcagctgctgcatctctcGCACTACATCTACACTCTGAATCCCCACAGCCGGCGGCACGGCAGGGAGTCCAGGTTCCGACAGCCAaaacctgagctgctgctgtgcaacCCGGTGGGCTTCCGCTGGAATCCTGCCGCCACAGTCCACTTCATAGTGCCAG TGAAAAACCAGGCTCGCTGGGTGCTGCAGCTGATCGCTgacatggaggagctgcacagagaAACGGGCGACTCCAACTTCAACCTCATCATCGTCGACTACCAGAGCACCGACATGGACGTGAGAAAGGCTCTGGGGAAGTCCTCGCTGCCTCG GTACGAGTACGTGAAGCTAACGGGAAACTTCGAGCGGTCTGCGGGTCTGCAAGCAGGTGTCAACCTGATACAT GATAACCACAGCATAGTGTTCCTTTGTGACCTCCACATCCACTTCCCTTTGTCCATCATCCACACCATCCGGAAACACTGCGTGGAGGGGTACATGGCCTTTGCTCCCATAGTGATGAGACTAGACTGTGGGGCCACACCGCTGGATGCCAGAG GATCCTCCAGGCCGGACTGGAAGTGGAGAGGATCTACTTGA
- the fkbp4 gene encoding peptidyl-prolyl cis-trans isomerase FKBP4 isoform X1, whose translation MTAEELASEGQHTIPMEGEDITQKKDGGVLKLVKKEGTGTELPMTGDKVFVHYVGTLLDGTQFDSSRDRGERFSFELGKGQVIKAWDIGVATMKVGELCQLICKPEYAYGSAGSPPKIPPMATLVFEVELFEFRGEDITQDEDGGIIRRIVSKGQGYSKPNEGSAVEVTLEGTYEGRVFDERELKFEIGDGEGFGLPPGVEKAIMAMEQGEEALFTIKPKYGFGNAGNSNYNIPGGATLQYKIKLTAFEKAKESWEMTTSEKLEQSIIVKEKGTQYFKDGKYKQASVQYKRIVSWLEHESGLSEEDEKKAKALRLAAYLNLAMCFLKLQEPNQALENCDKALEIDASNEKALFRRGEALFGMKEFDRARDDFQRVLQLYPANKAAKSQVVLCQKSIKDQHEKDKRIYANMFQKFAERDSKKEAIKTKSESKENSDEEMDVENGVKEDASEAKA comes from the exons ATGACTGCAGAGGAGCTGGCGAGTGAAGGGCAACACACCATCCCAATGGAGGGAGAGGATATCACACAAAAGAAAGATGGGGGTGTTTTAAAG TTGGTGAAAAAGGAAGGTACTGGCACAGAGCTGCCTATGACTGGTGACAAAGTCTTCGTACATTATGTGGGCACACTTCTGGATGGCACTCAATTTGACTCGAGCAGAGACCGAGGGGAGAGGTTTTCCTTCGAGCTAGGCAAAG GTCAAGTAATTAAAGCATGGGATATCGGCGTCGCTACTATGAAAGTGGGGGAGCTGTGCCAGCTCATCTGCAAGCCGGAGTATGCGTATGGATCTGCAGGCAGTCCTCCCAAAATACCTCCCATGGCCACTCTTGTTTTTGAG GTGGAGCTGTTTGAATTTCGAGGTGAGGACATAACCCAGGATGAAGATGGAGGAATCATTCGGCGCATTGTCTCTAAAGGCCAAGGATATTCCAAGCCGAATGAAGGGTCTGCTGTTGAAG TTACTCTGGAGGGCACATACGAGGGTCGTGTGTTTGATGAGAGAGAACTCAAGTTTGAGATTGGTGATGGAGAGGGTTTTGGTTTGCCTCCTGGAGTGGAAAAAGCAATCATGGCTAtggagcagggagaggaagCACTCTTCACTATCAAGCCTAA ATATGGCTTTGGGAATGCAGGAAATTCAAACTATAACATTCCCGGTGGAGCAACGCTGCAATACAAGATAAAGCTCACAGCTTTTGAAAAG GCAAAAGAATCATGGGAGATGACCACAAGTGAGAAACTGGAACAGAGCATCATTGTTAAAGAGAAAGGAACACAGTACTTTAAG GATGGAAAATACAAACAGGCATCAGTTCAGTACAAAAGGATCGTGTCATGGCTGGAACATGAGTCTGGTTTGTCAGAAGAGGATGAGAAGAAAGCCAAAGCGCTGCGGCTAGCTGCATATCTGAATCTGGCCATGTGCTTCCTTAAGCTACAGGAGCCAAACCAGGCTCTTGAAAATTGTGACAAG GCTCTGGAGATTGATGCCTCTAATGAGAAGGCTTTGTTCCGAAGGGGAGAGGCACTTTTTGGTATGAAGGAGTTTGATCGGGCAAGAGATGACTTCCAACGAGTTCTTCAGCTGTATCCTGCTAACAAGGCAGCCAAAAGCCAG GTGGTCCTCTGTCAGAAAAGCATCAAAGATCAGCATGAGAAAGACAAACGCATCTACGCCAACATGTTCCAGAAATTTGCTGAGAGGGATTCAAAG AAAGAAGCTATAAAGACAAAGAGCGAGAGCAAAGAGAACAGCGACGAGGAGATGGACGTTGAGAATGGAGTAAAGGAAGATGCAAGTGAAGCAAAAGCATAG
- the fkbp4 gene encoding peptidyl-prolyl cis-trans isomerase FKBP4 isoform X2: protein MTAEELASEGQHTIPMEGEDITQKKDGGVLKLVKKEGTGTELPMTGDKVFVHYVGTLLDGTQFDSSRDRGERFSFELGKGQVIKAWDIGVATMKVGELCQLICKPEYAYGSAGSPPKIPPMATLVFEVELFEFRGEDITQDEDGGIIRRIVSKGQGYSKPNEGSAVEVTLEGTYEGRVFDERELKFEIGDGEGFGLPPGVEKAIMAMEQGEEALFTIKPKYGFGNAGNSNYNIPGGATLQYKIKLTAFEKAKESWEMTTSEKLEQSIIVKEKGTQYFKDGKYKQASVQYKRIVSWLEHESGLSEEDEKKAKALRLAAYLNLAMCFLKLQEPNQALENCDKALEIDASNEKALFRRGEALFGMKEFDRARDDFQRVLQLYPANKAAKSQVVLCQKSIKDQHEKDKRIYANMFQKFAERDSKVKKKKL, encoded by the exons ATGACTGCAGAGGAGCTGGCGAGTGAAGGGCAACACACCATCCCAATGGAGGGAGAGGATATCACACAAAAGAAAGATGGGGGTGTTTTAAAG TTGGTGAAAAAGGAAGGTACTGGCACAGAGCTGCCTATGACTGGTGACAAAGTCTTCGTACATTATGTGGGCACACTTCTGGATGGCACTCAATTTGACTCGAGCAGAGACCGAGGGGAGAGGTTTTCCTTCGAGCTAGGCAAAG GTCAAGTAATTAAAGCATGGGATATCGGCGTCGCTACTATGAAAGTGGGGGAGCTGTGCCAGCTCATCTGCAAGCCGGAGTATGCGTATGGATCTGCAGGCAGTCCTCCCAAAATACCTCCCATGGCCACTCTTGTTTTTGAG GTGGAGCTGTTTGAATTTCGAGGTGAGGACATAACCCAGGATGAAGATGGAGGAATCATTCGGCGCATTGTCTCTAAAGGCCAAGGATATTCCAAGCCGAATGAAGGGTCTGCTGTTGAAG TTACTCTGGAGGGCACATACGAGGGTCGTGTGTTTGATGAGAGAGAACTCAAGTTTGAGATTGGTGATGGAGAGGGTTTTGGTTTGCCTCCTGGAGTGGAAAAAGCAATCATGGCTAtggagcagggagaggaagCACTCTTCACTATCAAGCCTAA ATATGGCTTTGGGAATGCAGGAAATTCAAACTATAACATTCCCGGTGGAGCAACGCTGCAATACAAGATAAAGCTCACAGCTTTTGAAAAG GCAAAAGAATCATGGGAGATGACCACAAGTGAGAAACTGGAACAGAGCATCATTGTTAAAGAGAAAGGAACACAGTACTTTAAG GATGGAAAATACAAACAGGCATCAGTTCAGTACAAAAGGATCGTGTCATGGCTGGAACATGAGTCTGGTTTGTCAGAAGAGGATGAGAAGAAAGCCAAAGCGCTGCGGCTAGCTGCATATCTGAATCTGGCCATGTGCTTCCTTAAGCTACAGGAGCCAAACCAGGCTCTTGAAAATTGTGACAAG GCTCTGGAGATTGATGCCTCTAATGAGAAGGCTTTGTTCCGAAGGGGAGAGGCACTTTTTGGTATGAAGGAGTTTGATCGGGCAAGAGATGACTTCCAACGAGTTCTTCAGCTGTATCCTGCTAACAAGGCAGCCAAAAGCCAG GTGGTCCTCTGTCAGAAAAGCATCAAAGATCAGCATGAGAAAGACAAACGCATCTACGCCAACATGTTCCAGAAATTTGCTGAGAGGGATTCAAAGGTAAAGAA AAAGAAGCTATAA